Proteins found in one Mytilus edulis chromosome 2, xbMytEdul2.2, whole genome shotgun sequence genomic segment:
- the LOC139510124 gene encoding uncharacterized protein — translation MASQINVQCGPCGYEDKTKNAKKWCTNCEEGFCGECEKSHKSMKVSRDHKLISVEDYRQIEDITVNMNCEIHGKKLDLFCKKHDIAMCVVCVPSEHKTCSSSDVISIDEASKNAKQSTALSDLEETISKTLDDVKYCINDLEKTLKNVEKEEQTIRKTIADTRMSLNKYLDELERKLLLDLKSKHENCKSKYSKILDQMKQIEQELENLREQTLKMKRFASDLQVFLGTRELKNRTAEQIGSLKEDIRDHKNNRMEIEIHHVLGSLMKEVKHFGEIKVIETKAGLELKDAKIDQAQTQIQVSMQTVCYVSLQLKQNFDIKGSEKQISACIISSDNTVIIADYFGSGKLMEYSDNGKHIRDILVYGTSFDLTTVDTDRIAVTYPLASYLKIINIKNDSESKKIRCSFNSWGISFQDQKLYVAVYRKGIEVMDLNGKKLNRIVACISLSVYGITTTRERIYYKDTNNKVHCCSMSGQEIWVFEDQSISKTGGISVDNNQNVFVVGQHKLTLIQHDGKDSKVLLTDRDGLDKPGAVYYNKEKNIVCLGYKVGSIAMYQVS, via the coding sequence ATGGCATCTCAGATAAACGTACAGTGTGGTCCCTGTGGATATGAGGACAAAACGAAGAACGCAAAAAAATGGTGTACAAACTGCGAGGAAGGTTTTTGTGGAGAATGTGAGAAATCTCACAAGTCAATGAAAGTTTCAAGAGATCACAAGCTGATTTCAGTTGAAGATTATCGTCAAATAGAAGACATAACAGTAAATATGAACTGTGAAATACATGGTAAAAAGTTAGATTTATTCTGCAAGAAGCACGATATTGCTATGTGCGTCGTCTGTGTTCCGTCTGAACATAAAACATGTTCCTCTTCTGATGTTATCTCTATCGATGAAGCATCTAAAAACGCTAAACAATCAACTGCACTCTCAGACTTAGAAGAAACAATCTCAAAAACTTTAGACGACGTCAAGTATTGTATAAACGACCTAGAAAAGACCTTGAAAAATGTGGAGAAGGAAGAACAAACAATCAGAAAAACAATTGCAGACACACGAATGAGTCTGAACAAATATTTGGATGAACTCGAAAGAAAACTGCTTCTGGATTTGAAATCTAAACATGAAAACTGTAAATCGAAATACAGTAAAATTCTAGATCAAATGAAGCAAATAGAGCAAGAATTAGAAAACCTGAGAGAGCAAACACTTAAAATGAAGCGATTTGCGTCTGATCTGCAAGTGTTTCTAGGAACGCGTgaattaaaaaatagaacagCAGAACAGATTGGATCACTCAAAGAAGATATAAGAGATCATAAGAATAACAGGATGGAAATAGAGATTCATCACGTGCTGGGTTCCTTGATGAAGGAGGTGAAACATTTTGGAGAAATCAAAGTTATTGAAACTAAAGCCGGCCTTGAATTAAAAGATGCAAAGATCGACCAGGCTCAGACACAAATACAGGTATCAATGCAAACTGTTTGTTATGTCAGTCTGCAGCTGAAACAGAATTTTGATATCAAAGGATCAGAAAAACAAATATCTGCCTGTATCATTTCATCTGACAACACAGTTATAATTGCAGACTATTTTGGAAGTGGTAAGTTAATGGAATACAGTGACAATGGAAAACATATTCGTGACATTCTTGTCTATGGTACATCGTTTGATCTTACCACAGTTGATACCGACCGTATTGCTGTTACATATCCACTAGCATCCTACCTGAAGATTATAAACATTAAGAATGATAGTGAAAGTAAGAAGATACGATGTAGTTTTAATTCTTGGGGAATATCTTTCCAGGATCAGAAACTGTATGTAGCTGTATACAGAAAGGGCATAGAAGTAATGGATTTGAATGGAAAGAAATTAAATAGAATTGTAGCCTgtatttcattgagtgtgtatgGTATAACAACGACCAGAGAGAGGATATACTATAAAGACACCAATAATAAAGTGCACTGCTGTAGTATGTCAGGACAAGAAATCTGGGTATTCGAGGATCAGTCTATTTCCAAGACGGGTGGCATATCAGTGGATAATAATCAAAACGTATTTGTTGTTGGTCAACACAAGCTTACATTAATACAACATGACGGGAAAGACAGTAAGGTCTTACTTACTGATCGTGATGGACTTGATAAACCAGGAGCAGTGTattacaacaaagaaaaaaacattgtctGTTTGGGATACAAGGTGGGAAGCATTGCAATGTACCAAGTCtcgtaa
- the LOC139510125 gene encoding sperm-specific protein PHI-2B/PHI-3-like — translation MPSPSRKSRSRSRSRSKSPKRSPTKKARKTSKKPRAAGGVKKPSTLSMIVAAITAMKNRKGSSVQAIRKYILANNKGINTSHLGSAMKLAFAKGLKSGVLVRPKTSAGASGATGSFRVGKAPASPKKKAKSPKKKSSKNKSNNAKAKKSPRKKKAAVKKSSKSKAKKPKSPKKKAAKKPARKSPKKKARKSPKKKAAKKAAKK, via the coding sequence ATGCCGAGCCCAAGTAGGAAATCCCGATCTAGGTCTAGGAGCAGGAGCAAATCTCCAAAGAGAAGTCCAACAAAGAAGGCAAGAAAGACATCAAAGAAACCAAGAGCAGCCGGTGGAGTAAAGAAGCCATCTACTTTATCCATGATTGTTGCTGCCATCACAGCAATGAAGAACAGAAAAGGGTCCTCAGTCCAAGCCATTAGGAAGTACATCCTGGCTAACAACAAAGGAATCAACACATCTCACCTTGGATCTGCAATGAAGTTGGCTTTCGCTAAGGGACTGAAATCTGGTGTTTTAGTCAGACCCAAAACCTCCGCTGGTGCTTCTGGTGCAACTGGTAGCTTCCGAGTTGGAAAAGCACCTGCTTCTCCCAAGAAAAAGGCAAAGTCACCAAAAAAGAAGAGTTCAAAGAATAAATCTAACAATGCTAAGGCTAAGAAGTCACCACGTAAGAAGAAGGCTGCAGTTAAAAAGTCATCAAAGTCTAAGGCCAAAAAGCCAAAGTCTCCAAAGAAAAAGGCTGCCAAGAAACCAGCAAGAAAGTCTCCAAAGAAGAAGGCCAggaagtcaccaaagaagaaggCCGCCAAGAAAGCTGCAAAGAAATAG